The stretch of DNA AGGAATTCACCAAAATTCACAGAGCACGAAATCTGGGTGGATTTGAAGAAGGGTTCGAGAAAAGAGAAGAGGGCTTCTCACGAGCAGTTCACTTCTGGAAAGCAAGCCAAGTCCTCCGGACCATCCGACAACCCCTCCTCCGATGAGTTTATAAAGACCATCTCGAAGAGCAAGAGTGGAAGGTGATTGTATGGGAAAGGGAAGATTCGTCCTCATGCTCCACGCTCATCTGCCATTCATTAATCATCCCGATTTTCCAAGCTTCATGGAAGAGAGATGGTTGTTTGAGGCGATTACAGAGACCTATATTCCACTCCTGCAAGGGTTCAGAAGACTGAAGCGAGACGGAGTGAATTTCAAAGTAACAATGAGCATAACACCTCCTCTGATGGAGATGTTGGCTAACAAGGACCTGCAGAAAAAGTATCGCAATTATCTTAGTTCGTCGATCGAGCTTGCTGGAAACGAGATTTCCAGGACAGTTTCGGAGCATCCAGCCGCAAACAGGCTGGCAACGCATTATCTGCGTGAACTTGAGGAGATAAGAGCTGTCTACAATGAATGCAATGGAAATCTTGTCGGAGAATTCGCCCGTCTTCAGGAAACCGGGGAGCTGGAGATCGTTACCTGCAACGCTACACATGGCTTCTTGCCCTTGATGACTAATTACCCCGAAGCAATACACGCTCAGATCGAAATAGGAGTCGATTCATACAAGAGACACACAGGAAGAGAACCAAGAGGAATTTGGCTCGCCGAGTGCGGCTACGTTCCCGGATTCGATTCTTACCTGAGAGAGCATGGCCTTTCTTTCTTCTTTGTGGATTCTCACAGCTTATGGTACGGCGATCCCGCTCCGAGGTATGGGGTATACAGACCGGTCGTCACTCCGGAAAACGTCTTTGCCTTTGCAAGAGACCCCGAATCGAGCCAGCAAGTGTGGAGCGCCGAGGTAGGCTACCCAGGAGACGCAAGGTACCGGGAATTTTACAGGGACGTGGGTTTCGACCGTGAAGAAGAATATATCAGACCGTACATAGATTCTAGCGGAGAG from Mesotoga infera encodes:
- a CDS encoding DUF1957 domain-containing protein; translation: MGKGRFVLMLHAHLPFINHPDFPSFMEERWLFEAITETYIPLLQGFRRLKRDGVNFKVTMSITPPLMEMLANKDLQKKYRNYLSSSIELAGNEISRTVSEHPAANRLATHYLRELEEIRAVYNECNGNLVGEFARLQETGELEIVTCNATHGFLPLMTNYPEAIHAQIEIGVDSYKRHTGREPRGIWLAECGYVPGFDSYLREHGLSFFFVDSHSLWYGDPAPRYGVYRPVVTPENVFAFARDPESSQQVWSAEVGYPGDARYREFYRDVGFDREEEYIRPYIDSSGERCNTGIKYYKITGKDVSLNEKSYYDIEDARRATVEHAKDFANRKREQIRRLSSQFDGEEPVIVAPFDAELFGHWWYEGPLFIEELFRELNGDSTVVPSTPPEVIKSMEQAQVVTPNISTWGANGYNEVWLNGRNDWIYRHLDEGAKRMIELARKYDRTDDNLKIRALNQMARELLLAQSSDWAFIITTNTTVEYAVNRTKTHIDRLLSLHSEIESDSIDEEKLKTLEWVDSIFPSIDFRVYAKQVG